The window CGTACCAGCAATCATACGCACGTCGTGATCGGCAGCGGCTCCAACGATCCGCAAAAATACGATCCGCAGGCCAGCCGTGAAACACTCGATCACAGCGCGCCCTATATCTTCGCGGTGGCTCTCGAAGACGGCAAGTGGCATCACGTCGACTCGTATACGCCGCAGCGCGCAAGTGAGCCGTCGACGCTACGCTTGTGGCGTTCGATCGAAACGGTCGAGGATCCGGAGTGGACCGAACGCTACCACATCGCCGATCCACGACGCAAAGCATTCGGCGCTCGTGCCGAGATCACGCTCGACGATGGCCGCGTGGTCGAAGACCAACTGCTCGTCGCGGACGCGCACCCGAATGGCGCGAAGCCGTTCGCACGCGAAGAGTACCTTGCAAAGTTTGCGACGCTGACCGAAGACCGCGTCGATCCGGGTGAAAGCCGCCGCTTTCTCGACGTCGTTCAGCGCCTACCGGCGCTTGACGGCGCGGGTGTCGGTGCACTGAACATCCGCTGTCTGCCCGGCATCATCGATCGTACACACGTCGACTCGGGAATTTTCTAGTGCTCGTTCGGCTGGCGCCGATTCTCGGAATCACGTTCATCGATATCCTCGGCTTCTCGATCCTCATTCCACTGCTGCCGTATTTCGTGAAGCACTTCGGCGTCGGCGACGTCGTCGTCGGCTTTCTCTTCACTGCCTTTGCGCTGACGCAATTCATCGGCAGTCCGCTTTGGGGCAATCTCAGCGACCGCATCGGACGCAAGAAGGTGTTGATCATCAGCCAGGTCGGCGCGGCAATCGGTTGGGGAATGCTCGGATGGGCGCCGACGATCATCTGGGTCTTTGTCGCGCGCATCGTCGAGGGAATCTCCGGCGGGAACATCAGCGTCACGAAAGCTTACGTCGCCGATCTCGTCGAGCCGGAAAAACGTGGGCGCGCTTTTGGCTATATCGGGGCAACTTTTAGCGGCGGGCTGATTTTTGGCCCGGCAATCGGCGGATTTCTCGTCGACCGCTATGGATTCTCGGCACCGTTTTACGCAGCGGCCGCATTGCAGATCGTGACGCTGATCGCGACGATCATCTTTTTACCGGAGTCGCTATCAAAAACTGAAGAGACGACGCCGGCTACGTTCCCCGAGATCGTGCGCTCGCTGAAGGATCCGCGCGTCGCGCCGGTCTTGGTTCAAGATTTGTTCAACTCGATGGGCCTCTACGGGTGGTTCAGCGTGTTCGCATTGATTGTCGGCGCACAACTCCACTTCGGCCCCGGCGACACCTCGCGGATGTTCTCCGTCTTCGGCGTGTTCAGCGTCATCATGCAAATCTTCGTCGTCGGCCGGCTCACCGACACGCTCGGCAACCGTATGATGTCCAACGCCGGATTCGCCTCGTTGATCATCGCATTCGGCTTCGCGCCGTTCATGCACAATTTGTGGGGAGCCGCGCTACTGGTTGCGACCTTCTCGTTCGGTATGTCGCATGTCAATGCGACGATTCCGGCACTCCTCACCGAGGGCGCACCGGCAAACATGCGCGGAACGATCCTGGGCAGCGCGGCATCGCTCGAAGCCTCAGCGGGCATCTTCATGCCGCCGATCTCGACGGGCGTGCTCGGGACCGTCGGAACCGCCGGGCCTGCTGCGATCTCGGCGTCGTTCGTCGCGATAGCACTTGCGCTCGGGATTCGAGCGCAACTCGCAGCGACACCCATTGCCAACGCAACGCGCGCGG of the Candidatus Baltobacteraceae bacterium genome contains:
- a CDS encoding MFS transporter, which translates into the protein MLVRLAPILGITFIDILGFSILIPLLPYFVKHFGVGDVVVGFLFTAFALTQFIGSPLWGNLSDRIGRKKVLIISQVGAAIGWGMLGWAPTIIWVFVARIVEGISGGNISVTKAYVADLVEPEKRGRAFGYIGATFSGGLIFGPAIGGFLVDRYGFSAPFYAAAALQIVTLIATIIFLPESLSKTEETTPATFPEIVRSLKDPRVAPVLVQDLFNSMGLYGWFSVFALIVGAQLHFGPGDTSRMFSVFGVFSVIMQIFVVGRLTDTLGNRMMSNAGFASLIIAFGFAPFMHNLWGAALLVATFSFGMSHVNATIPALLTEGAPANMRGTILGSAASLEASAGIFMPPISTGVLGTVGTAGPAAISASFVAIALALGIRAQLAATPIANATRAE